A genome region from Anopheles stephensi strain Indian chromosome 2, UCI_ANSTEP_V1.0, whole genome shotgun sequence includes the following:
- the LOC118507352 gene encoding uncharacterized protein LOC118507352 has protein sequence MESVKSLTILVQYGQQTKSFQVNKRSMIRDYEQLQWFLGRNCSFTEPVKYAVYWKDKNHFPIEITTECGYQTFLREHENSDAMLGVKVEPIQPKQVTSEGSTGMWGKLYGRFFKSNKNDQSPKAIRNDDGSDMAERGLEARKPERPAIPF, from the exons ATGGAAAGTGTAAAATCTTTGACAATACTCGTGCAATATGGCCAACAGACGAAGAGCTTTCAAGTGAATAAAAGGTCAATGATTAGAGATTATGAACAACTGCAGTGGTTTCTCGGCCGGAATTGCTCCTTCACTGAGCCGGTGAAATATGCTGTATACTGGAAAG ACAAAAACCACTTCCCAATTGAGATTACTACCGAGTGTGGATATCAAACCTTTCTGCGTGAACATGAAAATTCCGATGCGATGCTTGGCGTGAAGGTGGAACCCATACAGCCCAAACAAGTAACAAGTGAAGGTTCAACTGGAATGTGGGGAAAACTTTATGGCCGTTTCTTCAAGtcaaataaaaatgatcaGTCACCAAAAGCGATACGAAACGATGATGGCAGCGATATGGCGGAAAGAGGATTGGAAGCTCGCAAACCGGAAAGACCGGCCATACCATTCTAG
- the LOC118507351 gene encoding uncharacterized protein LOC118507351 → MESVKSLTILVQYGQQTKSFQVNKRSMIRDYEQLQWFLGRNCSFTEPVKYAVYWKDKNHFPIEITTECGYQTFLREHENSDAMLGVKVEPIQPNQVTSEGSTGMWGKLYGRFFKSNKNDQSPKAIRNDDGSDMAERGLEARKPERPAIPF, encoded by the exons ATGGAAAGTGTAAAATCTTTGACAATACTCGTGCAATATGGCCAACAGACGAAGAGCTTTCAAGTGAATAAAAGGTCAATGATTAGAGATTATGAACAGCTGCAGTGGTTTCTCGGCCGGAATTGCTCCTTCACTGAGCCGGTGAAATATGCTGTATACTGGAAAG ACAAAAACCACTTCCCAATTGAGATTACTACCGAGTGTGGATATCAAACCTTTCTGCGTGAACATGAAAATTCCGATGCGATGCTTGGCGTGAAGGTGGAACCCATACAGCCGAACCAAGTAACAAGTGAAGGTTCAACTGGAATGTGGGGAAAACTTTATGGCCGTTTCTTCAAGtcaaataaaaatgatcaGTCACCAAAAGCGATACGAAACGATGATGGCAGCGATATGGCGGAAAGAGGATTGGAAGCTCGCAAACCGGAAAGACCGGCCATACCATTTTAG